The Grus americana isolate bGruAme1 chromosome 5, bGruAme1.mat, whole genome shotgun sequence region gacTAATTCCTGAACTACTAATAATAGCTAACAAGAATGATAAAGTTACAGAGCATGGAAAAGAAGGTATTTCACAAAGTGAGTCTCCCCAAGATGAACAGTGAGCTGCCAGACAGCAATGAATGTCAAGCTCCTGAACAGCAACATCAGAATTAACCTCTGCCCTTGCTACTGATCAATGTCTAGTGTCAATCCCAATGGATTTTGGACTCATGCTTCCCCAAAGCTTGCATATTCAAACCTGGCATGTAAATAATTAAACTTTCTCTACACATTTCCAAGataggaagaagaaagtttaTTGCTATTCAGGGTTCAGTGTAACTACACATAATCTTGGCTCCCCTTCCGTCCcctgaaataactgaaattacAGCCAAAGCCATGAAGACGGCATGACAAGGAATCACTTACTCAGCTGCTGAGGGTTCCTGCCTGCACTGGACAAAATAACAGCTCTGAGCCAGACACTGGGAGATAACACGTACAGcttacagcacagaaaaaaccaaTCCTCAAGGCCAAGGTTACCAAGTGGGTATTGAAGTAGGGTTATGTTTATGGCCAAGCACATCGCTGATAGATGACAAACTTGCTGAAGAATAAACTGCAGACAGGACATAAAGTCGTCTATCAGAGAATATAAACAGACATGATTACAACGCCCGTTTTTgaagatttaaattttaaatatagatcTATATTAAAGTTTTCAATAGAATTTTGATTTTGCTGCATTACCAGAGGCATTGactctgttatttttaataaaaactaagGCAACATAGAACAAACTTGAATTGCTCAAGGCTGAACTGAACGATAATAAAGTATTCTTGTGATAAGGAAACGCACCCTAAGATCCACTGTGGAAAACTTCCTATTCTCAGACACAAATCCATTTCCAAAACCTCACTTACTAGTGCCATTTAAAATGTCGTAACTACAAGAATCCACAATTTTAGTCTGCTTTGTATAATCCAGGAGAATATCATATGACTTCATCTGGATGGGACCTGCTTTTTGCAGAAGGAATACTATCTTAAAAGGTAACTCTTTAACTTAATGATGTCAAtttatatactatatatatatttataaaaatcctTCTTTATGCTACTAATCATAACTGTTCAGAGTTATTCCTTATGTCAAATAGCACCAAATCCAGGGgctcttttccattttgctgctCAATAAAGTGGTGTGGGCAGCAGTCTGCTTTAACACTCGTAATTTATTAACCTCATAGGTGTTGTAGCATGGAACTAAAGCCACAGGCTGGAGGCATTTAGCAAGTTATACATGCTGCATATTTTCACAGCAAAGGAGTTCCTGCTGTGCTTTTCTTGCCTCCcacattttgattatttttttcccctcacgGTAACTGCCAAGCCTCACATTATTTTGGAGATGCTTCCTTATTTTGCCCTAACCCTCCTTCTCACGTTTTAAAAAGTGTTGCTGTGTATTTATCAAGGAGACATTTAGCATCTCCTGAagaatttttacctttttcaaATGCAGATAGTGAAGTCCAAGACAGACTCGCATGATGTTTTACAGGATGGTTTCCTGGCTACAAAGACTTGCTATTCCATAGGCTGAAAACAGATGTATAACTAGGGCAGCAGCCATCACATGCAAGCGTCTTGTTAGAAAGCACTGAGACGTGCATGTTTATCTTGGGTTGCTCCAGCTGAGGGAATAAGTTTTTTATTATTGTGTCACTGGAAGTGTTCATAACGATAGCCCAGGTcttatttcaaaaaaaaccccctcatcCCCTCATTTATCTGTCACCTTCATTATTTGAATGCagttcttttgcatatcacacCAAAAACGTTCATGATGTACTTGGAGGTTCAGCAAGAGGGGGGTTTCCTTTGGCCACATCAATGTGTTGTCAAAGTCAGCCGGGAAACCTCCATTTCAAAACTAACTTCAGGCAGGAAGAAATTTAGAGTATATGACATTATTTAACGTCACTACTAGTTCTCTCTTCGttccctctcttttcctctaCACCCACATAGCCATCAAGCAGCTTTACATTACCCAGTGAGACACTGAGTATTGTTCTGCTGAGAAGTATTTATAGGGGTGAGAGAGTTGGTTCATCGCTCGATTGATAAAGCCAAAAAAAGTTCTTTGCCACTTGAACATTATTCACATGCTAAAACGTCCAAAATACGTAATTCCTGTGATACAGGAAGAGTGAAGATGAGAAAGAATAGAGCACAGGGAAGAAAGGACCAAAGTTTTCTCCATTTAAAGTGAATGTACATCCAAACATTTGGCAAAATTTTCCATTAGGAATAGAGAGTACATGCACGTGGTGATTACATCATCCTTTGTAAAGTAGCCCAAGCACCCAGAGCTACTCAAAGCTGAGTCTCTATGACACTGACGTAAAATAACAGGGTCTTTCCTGCACCCTGAAAGCAGGCTGTACAGGAAAAACACAACTTATTCAGCAACTTAATTGAACTATTTGTAATACAGTTGCTATGATGTCAAGCATTAGGTCATTACCAGCCTATTACGAGTCAAAACCCACCCAAATTTTCATTCCTACAGTATTGCCGGCTTTGCTTCCATCCCAAGTGCGGCCCGGCatgcctctccccagccccggccgggcGTGCGCTGGCCGCCACGGAGAGCCGCAGCGCGGCGTGGTGAAGGGCACCGCCGGCCTCCCCCGGGCCTGCTCCGCGCCACCCGCCTGTGGAAAAGGAGGGCGGGGAGCGGGACTCGGGCCCTTCCGGAGCGCCCGGCACTACCGGCCTGCGCGGCGCAGCCCAAACGCGAGGGGCCCTTCTAGGCCGCGGGGGCTAGGGTATCCCGCTTCCCCGGGAGGGATAGCGGCCCTGAGGGGAAGCCCAGGGGCCCCTCCCCGCCACAGGGCGCGAAATGGCGCTAACCGCAGCGAGGGAGGCGAGCGAAGTCCCCCAGCACgcacaggaggaaggaaggagaggccgAGAAAAGCTGGCCATCCCCCGCCCCAGGCTCTGCAACACTGACTCAGCCCTCGCCAGCTCCCGCACTCTATCGCGAGACTCGATCTATATAGACGCGATGTCCTTTGGGGCACTGGCggggggagggcagagagggagggaggccaAGCCGGGGGTGCTTTGATTGATAGCGGTCGCCGCCAGTGGGTGGGGAGGGTGGAGGGGCTTCAGCCAATAGCTTCGTCCCAAGGTGAGCGGTGAGCCAATGGAAGGGCTGGGGGGCGGAGCATGCCGCTGGCTGATTGATCCCAGCTTTGGCGTTGTTCAGTCAGAGCGAGAACATTCTAGAGGTGAGTACGGGGCAGCCATTGCTGGGGTCCCATCAACCGCCCCCTTCTGCCTGAGCTGCGCGTCGGccgccccctctccctccccccttcccttttctccccccctcctcctcctccctctcctcacaGGTGCCGCCACTAACGATGCCTCTCATTGTGTCTTGCCCGCAGATTGTCCGGCATTGCTGTCGCTGCTGATACCGCCCGCCCCAGGACGCCGGGACCCGGAGGCTGCGGCGTCCGCCTCCGCCTCCCTCTCCGTCTGGATATAAGCGCCCCCACGGCCCTGTTCTCCTCGCATACTCGGCTTCGTCGCAGCCCGGGGCGAGCAGCGTTGGGTTTATGTCTTTATTGGACGAAAACGGTGAGTAATAGCACTGGGCTAGGGCGGATGAGGGCAGCCGGGATTGAGAGGGGGTTTGGGTCCTGGGAAGGCGGGGGAAGCGGGCGGGTGCTTTAGGCTGGGCTGGAGTGTCTGGTTGTCGGTAAACGGTGGACAGTGGGAGAGGTTTTGTGTAACGAAGTGTACGGGACCTTGATAGGAGGAGAAACTCCATCAGACTAAAAGCCCCAACACTTCAGTTGCACCcgtttgctgggttttttgtttttttttcttttttccttttttttttaatttcccactGCCGCCATGCGACAAGacaagatggcggcggcgggggccgcgcCTCCCCGTGCTGTGGgtgggcggggagggggcgcgcGGTGGGGGAGCTGTGGCGCAGTTACAAACTCGGTGGGGGTGGTAAAGGGGTGCGCCTGCTCTGCAAGGGTTAGCCCCGGGGGAGGTgggtaagggggggggggcagccgcGAAGAGTCCCCCTCTCCCGGCTGGAGAGCGCACGCGTGGCTGGAGGTGACTTCCCCCCATCTCTTCCAGGGCTGACTCAGTGCTTAATTGCTGCATTTATGACTCATCACAGGGCTGAGTGGGGCGGGGAAACGGTGCTTTGAAGCAGGGAGTCTATCTGCCTTCCcgctttttttctgtgcatagcatatggggggggggtgtggtgcTTGGGATGAGGTGTCCTAGGAACCAGGAGAGGGAGCTTTAGTCTACAGCAGACAAAAGCTGTAATCTGGAAGGAGGGGAAACGGCACGTTCTTTGAGAGCTCATGCTCAGTCACTGAAATACCTGCTTCCTCAGTGCTTCTGCAAGCACGCGGTCGGGTCACATGGTGGCTCTTTTTAGACATCTTGGGGAAGGAAGTGTCGTGCTTGAAACAAAAGTCCATGGTGCACATTTTGCTGAGGAAGGGCAAAACTGCATCTGGGCTCACGTAGGACACAAGGCACCTGCAAATCTGCTCACTCCTAGTGTAAAGAAATTGTAAGCCTGACCATAGGGACTCAGACCATGTGGAACCAATAGATATGCGCTTATGCGTAAATACCAAGAAGGCTATTTTAATGTGTCAACGCTTCTGTCATTAATGATAACAACATGATGACGTGTCAGAATAGCTATGCTGTAGTCAGGGTTGCCTGTGTAGTCAACCAGTTGTGGCTTAAGTACTCTTAGATCTGATTATAGAGGCACATgttaatttaaatatgtaaGTACTGCTTAAGGCAACTTTAATAATAGGATtcatcctccttccccttccttcccctccctccttcccctaagaaaaaaaatcaactggaAAAGCTGCTGCACTGCTCTGTACCTCGCATTGCTAGGCTTTCTACAGTGAAGCATCTTATGTCAGACTTTATCAGGCTTATTGTTAAGTCAAAACTCAACAGAAGCTGCTATGAGAATCCATAAGTGAGAGGGAGAATTACCTAATTTTCAACTCTTTTCCACTCCGATCCAAAAAACTGGTAAGCCATGTAAAAATTATGTTGGGCTACagattgctgctgcttcattttgctGATACTTCTCAACATTCTGACAGACTTCGGTTTATGTGATGGGTTCATGCTATGATGTGGAATTTGAAACTGTTTTCCAGATCTTTCGCCCAATTTTCTCTGTCCTGCAGCTTGAAACCTATCACATGACCCTCTTGGTGCAAGAGCCATTGGTCTCCGTAATAAATCAAGCAGtgttcctttcccttccttattGATCACAGCACTCCTTCAGGAGATGATTGTACAGAAAATAGTATTAAGCTGCTCAATGATTTTTGGGTAGTAAGAAAGAAGAGGGTGGAAAGCTTTGTGGTGTAGTTGAGGAAAAGTTACTTAGCAGTACAATTCAAGGCTATTGTTTTCAGTTCCACAAGTTGAAGAAAGCCATAGTATAAagaatgtactttttttttttcccttgctaaaTATAGTCCCTTACATCTGTAGTGAGATCTAATTGGAGGGCATTAAGATGAACTtcacttcttttctgtttattaacACTTGCAGAGCTGTTGCGCAGCCACTGGTACCTGTATTGGGGAAACATAGCATACAAGCAAGAACCTTACAGCCTCAGTGGCGAAAATTTTTTCATGTCAGAGACCGAGAACTCTTGCAGTCGTTTATGTCATCCCGTCTTCTCCAGACAGAAGATACCAAAAAACTGCAATCAAAGATCTCTTCATCTTATTGATAAAGCTACTAATAAGGCAAAATGTCTGTCAACGTCAACCGCAGTGTTTCAGATCAGTTCTATCGCTACAAAATGCCCCGTCTGATTGCCAAGGTAACTTATGAACCATTAGTGGTAACTAGGTAGTGTTTTACACAACTTCCTCTCTTGatagaggaggaagagaggtgTGAGGTAATGATAATCTTTAGTCAGAGGACAGAGGATGTCTGGTCCTTTCTGTCCAGACTAAGTGCACATTAGTTACTCCTCTAAGAAGACATGCTTCAAAGCAGAACTTTGATTTGATGTAGTGAAGTGGGCAATACATGCTGGGTTTGGCTGTTGTAgttgcttaattttaaaacacttcttttctttaGGTGGAGGGCAAAGGAAATGGAATAAAGACGGTTATAGTCAACATGGTTGACGTTGCAAAGGCGCTTAATCGGCCTCCAACGTGTAAGTAGTCTGGAGTGACACAGCAATATTTTTGGTTTGAAGTGGTAGTGTTAAGTAGCTAATAAAGCATTAATACCATTCTTTCAAGATTTGTAAGAGAGAAATGTGATTATCTTGGGATGAAATAATGAACAGAAGGAAGCAATAGCATGTTTACTTGCTGTTAAAAATCACAGTGAAGATACGAGGGCAGTGGTGATTGTACTTTCTTTACAGATCCTACCAAATTTTTTGGTTGTGAGCTGGGAGCACAGACCCAGTTTGATGTTAAGAATGACCGTTACATTGTCAATGGATCTCATGAGGCGAATAAGCTGCAAGACATGTTGGATggattcattaaaaaatttgtTCTCTGTCCTGAGTGTGAGAATCCTGAAACTGATCTGGTGAGTGCTCTCTGTCCATATTAATGGTAGCACTATGGAAACACCTTGTTAGATGTTTATGGAAGTGATGAAAAGTTAATAGCTGGCTCGAACATCTATGAAGAGAATGCAGTATACACCACTCCCCTTTCGGAAGGTTTTATATTTAGAACAGCTCAAAACTTTTTTGAGCTAAATTGCTACTTCTAAACTTGCTCCGTTGGAGGTAATAGGAAGCATTTAAACCTCTGGCTTAATCCTGTGGAGATGATAATGTAAAACATCAGGTTTAGGCTTTAATGCATAACTGTTCTGTAAGTGGTACATTAACTGGAAGCTCTTGGATTTTTTTACAGCATGTCAATCCTAAGAAACAAACTATAGGTAACTCTTGCAAAGCCTGTGGCTATCGAGGCATGCTTGACACAAACCATAAACTCTGCACGTTCATTCTCAAAAACCCACCTGGTAAGTGTATTTCCTTATTTGATGGGGTAAAGGGAACTTCTTCAGCATGCATGCTGTTGATTAAGTAGAAAAACCAAATACCTCATATCTGACTAGGAGCCTTTGTACACTTCAGAGTGTGTATGTTGGTCAGGATGAGCTAGCTGCACTCATAGTTTCAATATGAGCAGTCTCTTCCCTTGTGATCCTGTATCCTTCCCAAGTAGAAGTATTTGAAGAGTTGCATTTGGCTATGCAGGACAAAACTTAGGAGGAGGAGAGCTAGTCAGCAGGAGCTCATTGTGGTTTTGCCTTTAAGTCAGCATGAAATAAAAGGATAGGAAGTAAAAGCAGCGTAGTAAATGCTAACTGTAACGTACTTGTTCTGTGCAAGCAACACTCTGTAGTAAGCATCTAGTTGCCTGCTGCAATTTAAGCTTGCTAGAATAGAAAAGTCTAACCTATTCCAGGGGTCTCTGCTTTGTGAGGTCACCTGTTATATAGACTTGGACAAACTTATGTCTTCAAAATGGGGATTTGGTGGAGGTGCAGTAGTGCAGGGATTTTATTCTATGAACTAGAGAAaactaaaacattaaaattcacTTGCAGAAAGTGGTGACACTggtacaggaaagaaagaaaaggagaagaagaataGAAAAGGCAAGGACAAAGAGAATGGTTCTGTGTCCAGCAATGAGACACTTCCACCCCCACCACCAGAGGAGATTACTCCTCCACAGGTTGTGGTAAGTAGAAGGGAAAGTGGGGAGATGAGTGTGTGTGGTGTCTTACTctgatttaaaactttaaatcaCTGGTATTCCTTGCAAGTCAACATTGCACCAAAAAGTTTTTACTGTACCCAGAACTTCACTGCTGTAATAGAAGTATCCCTGTCTCCCCTCTATAGGAGCTTCATCAACTCTTCAGTAACAATGTACGTGCTCCTGGCTAAGTGAAGGCTGTGTGCCCTTTATAATTCAGGTCCCTGGAAGAGAATATTTTGTGACTCTGCTAGGTAGAGTGGTGAAACACCACACTTAAGTAACCCTGTGGTTACAAACATGTTTAGCTTCATTACTTCTTTACTACATCTGCCCTTTCTCCATCCTCTTTGACTTGCCAATCATAGTGTAACCCTTTCTttagggaaaaattaaaaatacgtGTTTATAAAAATGCTCTTGAGTTTGTATCTGGAAACAAGACTCACCTGTTAGCAAGCTTGATGTATGAATctcttggtttggtttggttttgttaggaggaggaggatgatgatgacTGGGGTGAAGACACAACAGAAGAAGCCCAGAGGCGTAGAATGGATGAAATCAGTGACCATGCAAAGAACCTCACACTTAGTGAAGACCTGGAAAGAACAGTGGAGGAGAGAGTCAACATACTGTTTGATTTTGTGAAGGTGAATATTCTCTGGTTGTTTGCTTGATTGGCACTCTGCTGTAGTTGTACAAAATGTTGGTTAAGGAGATTAAGAGCAAGCTGCTTAAGCTTCACCAGTGGTGGGGAAGGAAGCAGTACAATAGAGCATTGATGCAGACCTCAGTAGCTCTAAAACATCTCTACCTGTTCCTGTCTtgtagaaaaagaaggaagaaggtgTCATTGATACTTCTGACAAAGACATTGtagcagaagcagagagactGGATGTAAAGGCTATGGGCCCACTAGTTCTCACTGAAGTCCTTTTCGACGAAAAGATTCGTGAACAGATAAGGAAATACAGGCGTCACTTCCTTCGTGTAAGCAGTCTTTTTGTCCCCAGTGTAACAactgttgtgttgggtttttgttgcaACTATTTGGTGGCTTGGTTCTGGATTGCTGGGTACTGTGGAGAAGGTGGCTTTTTGTAGGTTGTtcagtgggggttttttgttttgtttttaaaccactACTAGTTAGCTAGGGAAAATGCTGGGAGGGATAGTATGAGCTGTTTGTAAATTTTGCTGTCATTCAGttgagagcagaagcagcaagtctttctggagaggaagaaaagttaaCTTAAtagctttcctttttattacaATTCTAGTTCTGCCACAACAACAAGAAGGCTCAGAGGTACCTTCTCCATGGCTTTGAGTGTGTGGTAGCCATGCATCAGTCTCAGCTTATTTCTAAAATACCacatattttgaaggaaatgtaTGATGCAGATCTTCTGGAAGAAGAAGTCATCCTTGGCTGGGCAGAAAAGGTAAGGGCTAGTATTTCAGACCCTTAGACCAGCTAAGTACCTGAATGTAGCATATTGCATCCAGTTTCTCTATTTTGGTGTAGCTTCTTGT contains the following coding sequences:
- the EIF5 gene encoding eukaryotic translation initiation factor 5 — protein: MSVNVNRSVSDQFYRYKMPRLIAKVEGKGNGIKTVIVNMVDVAKALNRPPTYPTKFFGCELGAQTQFDVKNDRYIVNGSHEANKLQDMLDGFIKKFVLCPECENPETDLHVNPKKQTIGNSCKACGYRGMLDTNHKLCTFILKNPPESGDTGTGKKEKEKKNRKGKDKENGSVSSNETLPPPPPEEITPPQVVEEEDDDDWGEDTTEEAQRRRMDEISDHAKNLTLSEDLERTVEERVNILFDFVKKKKEEGVIDTSDKDIVAEAERLDVKAMGPLVLTEVLFDEKIREQIRKYRRHFLRFCHNNKKAQRYLLHGFECVVAMHQSQLISKIPHILKEMYDADLLEEEVILGWAEKASKKYVSKELAKEIRVKAEPFIKWLKEAEEESSGNEEEDEDENIEVVYSTTASVPKVETVKPANNKDDDIDIDAI